From a single Chlamydia muridarum str. Nigg genomic region:
- the tpiA gene encoding triose-phosphate isomerase, with the protein MLTDKKSSPTWSSLLPSETSQYFVFGNWKMNKTFSEAQTFLKDFVSCEILSNPKIITGIIPPFTLLSSCQQIIKNTPIRLGAQTLHEVDSGAFTGEISAPMLKDIGVDFVLIGHSERRHIFHEQNHSLAEKLLAAIRNGIVPVLCIGETLEEQEAGATQDILLEQLTVGLSRLPEHAPFILAYEPVWAIGTGKVANPDLVQEIHAFCRNVVKDLISKDAAERTPILYGGSVKADNTRALTLCPDVNGLLVGGASLSVESFLAIIQQIAVS; encoded by the coding sequence ATGCTTACAGATAAAAAAAGTTCTCCTACTTGGTCTAGTCTTCTCCCCTCCGAAACATCACAATATTTTGTTTTCGGTAACTGGAAAATGAACAAAACTTTTAGCGAAGCTCAGACCTTCTTAAAAGATTTTGTTTCTTGTGAAATTCTCTCTAATCCTAAAATCATTACAGGGATTATACCCCCGTTCACACTTCTGTCCTCCTGTCAGCAAATCATAAAGAATACCCCTATCCGTTTAGGAGCCCAAACTTTACACGAGGTGGATTCAGGAGCATTTACTGGGGAAATTTCAGCTCCAATGCTCAAAGACATCGGAGTCGATTTTGTCCTCATTGGGCATTCTGAAAGACGCCACATCTTCCATGAACAAAATCACTCTCTTGCAGAAAAACTACTCGCAGCGATTCGTAACGGAATCGTTCCCGTTCTTTGTATCGGAGAAACCCTAGAAGAACAAGAAGCTGGAGCAACTCAAGATATTCTTTTAGAACAACTAACCGTAGGGTTATCTCGACTCCCAGAACATGCCCCCTTCATTCTAGCTTATGAACCGGTCTGGGCTATCGGCACAGGGAAAGTAGCTAATCCTGACTTAGTTCAAGAAATTCATGCTTTCTGTAGAAATGTCGTCAAAGATCTTATTTCTAAGGATGCTGCCGAGCGCACTCCTATTCTTTATGGAGGGTCTGTGAAAGCTGATAATACTCGCGCACTTACTCTCTGTCCGGACGTTAACGGACTTTTAGTTGGAGGAGCTTCTCTATCTGTAGAGAGTTTTCTTGCTATTATACAACAAATCGCTGTCTCATAA